The genomic interval ACGAGGAAACCGGGCGGTTCTTTCAAGATCGTTATAGAGCCGTTCGACTCATCGACGAATCCGCCTTGCTTGCGTGCGCCGCTTATGTCGACCTCAACCCCATCCGCGCCGCGATGGCCGAGACGATCGAGCAGAGTGATCACACTTCGGCGCAACGTCGAGTCGAAACCTGTACCGAGCAACCGGCCACCACCCACAACGATGGACTGCGGCATGACGATTCTTTTCTCGCACCGGTGGAGATCGACGAAAGCAACGGAGAAACGAGTCCAGTCGCAAGTCAATCCGGCACTCGATGTAGCGACAAAGGATTCTTGTGGTTCCCGCTGGAACAATATCTCGAATTATTGGATTGGACGGCGCGCCAAATCGCTGAAGGTAAACACGGAAAGACGCCCGAGCACCTTGCACCGATCCTTCAGCGCCTGGGGCTGGAGTCGTCCGTCTGGTGCGAGCTGGTGGAGGACTTTGGCAAGCTCTTCAAAACGGTCGCCGGGAATCCTTGTGCTGTGGACGAGCACCGCAGTTGCAAAACCCATCGTCGCTTCCGCCTGAGTCGCCGCGTCCGCGAGCTAATCCCTTCGGACTAAAAGCTTCCCGCGATCAGCCCCTTTTCTAAGTCGCTCTCTACAGCGACGCCGCTAGCGTTCTGGACATCAGTTGCCCCATTCGCCCAAAACCTCTAGCGAAAGCGTCCCATCACGTCGATCAAGGCCAGCGAAGCCCCACCCGAGACCGCTCATTGTCCCAAACACCTCAGGAGCCAAGCGGAACCACCCCAGCAAAGTGCTCTGTCCCCATCACTCTCTGTCCCCATCACTCTTTGTCCCAAACACCTCAGGAGCCAAACCGAACCACCCCAGCAAAGTGCTCTGTCCCCATCACTCGTCCCCATCACTCCGGGAATTCAAGCTACTGGGCGTGACGATGATCTTACCGTGTTTCGTCATGCTGAGCATGACCTACGGGCAGGTTGAAAACCTGCCCCACGTCTGTAGGCGACGTGTCGGCATGATCGAATGTGGCTACAGGAAGAGGAATGTGAATCCGGCAAGAGAGGCTGCGGTTGCGGTCATGCCGCCGAGGTCGAATCCGGACTTCTCCAGGGGCTCAAAGTCGTTCACCAGGGATTCGCAGGTGGAACAATCCGGGCCGTTACGGACGCAGCGGTCGGGACGTTGGCTGCCGATCCGATATGGCAAGACCGCGGTGTTGCATAAGAAATGAGTCATCGACGCACCGTTGGTCAGATAGCCGTATCCGGTTCCGCATCGCTCCAGGTCTGCTTCCTCAAAATACAGCGGTCGATGTCCATACCCTGTGGTGTCACGCTCGGGCAGTGAAGGTGCCAAGCCCGTGGCGGTGACATAGCGTGGGTAGGAGTCGACAGTCATCTCGCTTGCACGGCTTTGTGGAACGTTCGAATGCAGATCGATGTTCATGTCAATCTGATGAACCGGTTTGCTCAAACGATCCAAATGCTGCTGCACGCTTCTTTGTCGACGCTGCTCCTCGGACAGTTCTGGCGTCGTATCCGGCTCAGTCGCTTGCGATGTCAGCACAGAAGTAGACGCAGGAATAGTCGCCGACACTGATTCGGTTGGCGCGGCGGGAGTCACCATCTCCCACTCCAAATCCACCGCAGCGACTTCACCGGTCCCTTCCGAGGCTCCGAACGACGCTCGGTCCGACCGGAACGCCGATGTCTCATTGAGCTCATGCACCGGAACGCTGTAAAGCGCCTGACGCAAGCCTTCGGCATTGGCGGGCATCGCGGCACACAGGATCATGGACGCGAGCGCGATGAGGGTCTGAATGGAAGTCGAAGTTTTCAAGTGCGTTCCCATTGTGTTACCTGCGGTTCTGGCGAGTTTCACGACTTCGATCGCCCGAAGTTGAAAACCGCAGCCGCTTGATTTGGAGTACGGCCAGACGAAGTCAGCCGCCATTTCCTGTGTCCTAGTACAACTGGTAGTGGGATTCGCCAGAACTCCTTTCGCAACGGATTTCTGACGAAATCCACTACGCCACATTTTGATGGTGCGTTTCTTTATCGGCCCTTGTAATCGTCAACATCCAGAAAAAGCACCCAATGAGAAACGCTTCGTCGACCGCATTAGACTTTGCATTTTGCCCAGACTAAACGTCACAATGGAGACGGTTGCGTCCGATCTTACCAGCAGTCGAGTTGCCTACATTGATCCCATCAAGCGACTCTGGGCATCTCTCCGATGTTTGCATTCATGTCAAAATCACGCCGTCCACCGAAGTCTCACCCGACGAAATCTCGTCCGCACGCTCTGCATGCCAGTGCCCCGCGACGACGTTTCGGCTCGCGCCCATCCGGGTCGAAACTGGCGGGATTGGCGAGCCGTTTGCAGAAGATTTGGATGCATCACTGGGTGGACGGCAAGTTCGACGGCGAGTTCGACGGCGAGGTGAACGCATATCAGCCGATGCAGTACACGCCAGCGCTTGGCATTCTGGAGCCAAGAATTGTGCTCAATGCGACCGCTGAACTGAACGTTCTGGGGCAGTTGGTTCTCATGGGCGACGCGGCGGATGACGTGGTACGAGTCGATGTCGTCAACGATCACGAACTGCAGTTTCGAGATGCCGCCGGCGAGATCATCCCGATCGCAGGTCACTCTGCGGGCATAAACGGTAGTCCCAACGATCCGATCGCCGTCGACGACATTCCTGCGGGCGAATTGCTGATCAATCTCGGCGGCGGCAGCGACACGTTGACGTTGCAGATTCCCGACCAATTGAACGTCACGATGGTCGATGCAGCAGGAAACGATTCGGTGGAACTGGACGTTCAGCCGCTCGCTGCAGCCTCGTCAGGCAACACAAGTCGGCTACAAATCGCTGCGGACCGAATCACACTGCCTGCATCGCAGAACACGGCGAGCTTCATCGGCCGCGATGTGACATTGACTGGCGGTGTGTTTCTGGGCAACAACGCTGGTTTCACTCGGATCGATTTGGGAGATGGCTCGTTTGCCGTCGATGGGCGACTGGTCTTGGGGGGCGATCTGATTCTCTCAGGAGGTGATGCCACCATCGATCTTAGCGAGGCTACGCTTTTGGCGTCGGCAAGGCAGTCGGACTTGATCGTGGATCTGTCGACGACGAATTCAGCGAGTGCCGTCTTCGGTGAATTTGGTGTTCTACGAGGAGTCCGAGTCCATGATCTGCAAATCCTGTCGGTTGGGAACTTGCAGTTCAACGACAGCATCCAAATTGATGGCGTGGTCTCATGGGTTGGCAATGAGACGTTACCCGACGGGGTTCGCATCGACACGGGAACACTGCGTCTGGATGGCACGATCGATTTCATTGGTGCCACGCAAAATGATTTTGAGATCCAAGTCGGCTCCACCGCGATCCTGTCCGGTGATGCGACGATTCACGGGGACGTGTTCTCGGATGGAATCATTGCACCTGAGTCAAGCGGCGGGAGCATGGGCGGGGAATTCCGCGTGGACTCGCTAGCCATGTCGTCGTCGGCGAAACTGTCGATCGATGTGAACGGTTCGGTTGCGGGCGTCGAGCACGATACGATCGTGGTCGATGGTGGTGTCGTACAGATCACCGGCACGGAGTTGGAGATTTTGGACAATGCAGTCTTGCTGCCAGACACCGAGATCGTCCTTTTGCGAAACGATGGCTCCGATGATGTGGTCGGTCGATTTCGCAGCAGTCGGGATGTCTTTGGTAACGTCTTACAAGCTTCGAGGACGCTTGACGAAGGAGACTTGGTGATCGCGGACTTTGCCGGCAGCGGACTTGCGGCATACGTCACTTACTTTGGTGGCGACGGAAACGATGTTTCCTTGGTGATCGCTGGAGATCGAACCGAGGATATCGACACGATCACTTTGGTGACACGACGTGGGAACGACATCGAGATACGCACCGCACCGGACTTGGTCAGTGTTTTCACCGCCACGCCGACGGTTCGCCCGATCGAGGAGTTGAATGGCAACTCGCTACGATTGATCGGCGAAGGGCCGCGAAATCAAGTCTTGATCGATGTCAATGGGTTTGTCGATCCTACGGGGCAACTGAACGTCGACACGGAGTTTGTGTTCTGGGCGAGTGATCAAAGCGACCAAGATCGCTTGGTTATCTACGACTCCAACTTGTCAACCAACGACACCCCGGCGTCAATCAATCTGCAACGCAACGCACTGGGTGAGACCGAGATCGTCATGCTGCCTGGCGAGATGGGCTTGCCGAGTTATCGCTTTGCGACCGCACGGACCGAGTTGATGGACATCCAGCTCACTTCTCAAGATCTTACGTTCATGTTTTCGGACGCCAGTGAGTCCATTTCGATCGATGGTCAGAATGCGATCGCGGACGGATCAAGACTGTTGGTGGATGCGTTGGGAATGGATAGCGAGATACTGTTTCTGAATCCGACGGTATCCTTGGGCATTAATGCCGACGCAGGGAACGACGTCATAACCGTCGATGCTTTCGGGGACGAGATGCGAGCATCGATCTTCGTTTTGGGTGGACTCGGCACCGATTCGACGACGGTTGCGGCGACGTTATCGCTTGGCAGCGGTCTCAGTGCGGGGAACTTGGAGATCGCGGCCGAAGACATCTTGGTGACGGGCGACATCGACACAAGTCTCGGCAACACGAGCGGTCAGATCACGATCGAGGGCGGTGACCAAGTCGTGATCCGTTCACGAGTTTCGGCGAACGGCAACTCCATCAACATTGATGGAATCAGGGGTGAGATCGACACATCGCAGGCAACGCTGATCGCATCACAGATCACGATTACCAATGGCGGAACTGCTCAAATTGGTGACTTGCTGGCCGCTGGCGGGGAGATCGTGTTAGGCAGCGTCGGGCAGTCGTTGCAGTCCGTGACGCAAAAGTCCGGGACGTTTATCCAGACCGATTCATTGTCTGGCGTGGTGACCGGCGACGTCCGGCTCGCTCAGTCTGGGAATCAAATCGCGACGGTCAAGTCCTTTGCCGTCGATGGTGCGTTTGAGTTGACCGATGGCCTCGGCGATTTGAGCGTCAACAACGTGAGTGGACTGAGTGACGATGTCCGCATCGCATCTGCGGGAACCGTGCTGCTTGGTAACCTTGCGATAAAGGTTGACAACGGAGACATCGAGATCCGGGCGGGCGGCAGTATTGAAGACGCTGATGCAGACGACGCGTTACCGAACCTGATCGGCCAGCGAATCGACTTGATCGCCGGTGCACCGCTGTCCGGCAATAACTTTCCCGCTGGTTTCGGTTCGGGTGTCGGCGTGTTGAACGACGTCGATCTGGTGGCAAGAACGCTGCTCAATGTCGATACTTCGGCGACGCAGGGTGATGTCCGCATCACGAGCGTCGGTGAGACCATCCCGGTCGGCGTGATCGATGCTGCTGGCGGTCGAGTGTTCTTGGTCGGCGAAGCAATCGTTGATGGTGGTGAATCAACGGCGTTGGATGTTTTGTCCGACATCATTGCCGGTCAAGTCGATCTGCGGGGCGAAAGCGGGATTGGACAAGGACAACGTTTAGAGCTGGAATCCGTCAATGATGTTGTTGCCGTAACGACACGTGGTGACATCGATCTGCGAACCTCGGCGACGGACGACAATGTTTTGTATCGCGAGGTATTAACTGGCATCGGTGCGTTGACTATCGAGCAATTCGGTCCAGCGATGATGACTTTGGGATCGATCCGAAATGACAATGGTGACACCGTCATTCGAAATACGCAGGGATCGATCGAAGTCGGAGCTAGTGCGGCCACGGATGGAATCACGGTTGGAATATCCGGCGACTTGTCATTGATCGCGATCGGCAATTCGTCCGACATTGTTCTGCGAAGTGGCATCGAGTCGGCGGCGGGCGACATCGACGTCTTTGCTGGTCGTCATATCGAACTGACAAGCACTGCGTTGCTTGAGTCCGATTCCGGTTTGGTCACGCTGATCGCGGATCAGTTCAACGAAGGGCAATCCGGCGCAATCACAATGGCGGAAGGCAGCGATATTGACGCTGGAATAGGCCGAATTGACGTTTCTGCGGACGGTGACATCGCCATTGCGGAAATGATCAGTCGTGCAACGGGTGATGCGATTCGAATCGAATCGATAAACGGTGCCATCGTTGACGCAGGGGATGCCGGATTGGATTTGGTTGCATCCAACGGCACCACGACACTGCGATCGCGGCTGGGAATCGGAGACTCCGATGCGTTGGAAGTCGACTTGAATCGACTGAACGCGACCGTGTCATCGGTTGGTAATATCGAACTGGTTGAATCCAGTGCGATTCGTCTGGAGAGTGTTACCACGACCGACGGGCGAGTCTCGATCTCTGCGGTAGGACAGATCCGCGCCGACGATGTCATCTCCATGAACGTAGGCAATGTGGATGATGCATTGGGCGGCTCCAGCCGCGACGTTACTTTGATCACGACAGGATCGTCCAGCGACATTCTGGTTGGTCAATTGGATGCCCACGCATCGGCAGACATTCATCTGATAGCTGGCGATGACGTTTTGCAAATCGATACGAGTTCACTGATCCGCGCGGATGACTTGACAGTGGATGCGAGCAATGGCGTTTCAGATTCGTTGGCTGCTATTGATCTGCGGACGCAGATCGAACAGCTTGATGCCTTGGTCCGAGGAGCCCATCACGGTGACTTGATCTTGACCGAACTGGATGATTTGATCTTAGCGGGATCTGACGCGGATGATGATTCAGAGCAAGTGCGGACGGGCAACGGCGAAATACGAATCAGCTTGCCTGGAGTACTGAGTGTCGTTGATGCCGGACGAGTGGACGACGGAGATGATTTGGTAAACGACTACGAGATCTATGCCGGAGGAGACGCAGGACGCGTACGGATCGATGCATCAGAAATTCAGTTCGGCGACTTTGTCCAACTGCATGCCGATCAGTCGAACTTGGGTGCGGTGCGATTGACTGCGCCCCGTGTGATGTTGGGCAGTGACATTCAGATCGACACGGGTGAGTCGGTCGGCGTCGCACGAATCTTTTCCCCCCGACCGGACGTCTCGCAATTGGATGATATCGTTCCAGGTGATGAGCCACTGGGAACGGGGTTCTTTGATTTCACGTCCATCATGACCAATCGTTTGGAGCAAGCGGCGGTCAACGACGCGACGGGAATCTTGACCGTCAAGATCGGCAATCCTGGCGAGCGTGGACTGACCATCAACATCGATTGGGGAGCAGCGACCGGGCGATTCCAGCAAATCGATTTGCTCAGCGGTGATGCACCACCATTGACCGTCAGTCACCTGTATCTTGAACAAGACATCCTGGACTCGACCCTCAATGGACGTCCATCGTCAACTGACCCGCTGGAGGTCTTGTTTTCGGTCCGGCATCACGAGTCGATTCTTGTACTCGGCGATTCGATTCAGCAGGGGGACGGCGAAGCAGAATCAGTGGACGGGGGCGTGATTTCGAGTACCGACGATCCGCAAACGTTTGAGTCCGCGAGCGTGCCAATTTTGGAAAGCGGCCAAGCACGCTTCATCATTCCGGCGTTGTCGATCCCCGTGGCGTTTTTTCCTGTGCGAGATGTGATTCCGGAAACGGAGGACGCGGAGATCATCATTCCGACGACGACGTTCGTGACAAATTCCCAGAGTGGATTTGAAGTCGTTGAATCAAGTGCGTCGGCTGGTTCCAGCCGCGACGAGTTCTTTCAATTGCGTGTGCTGTCTCCGGATCCGAATGCGGATGACCTTGTGGAGCCGACTCGGTTGCCGGACGATATTCTGTCGGGAGATCAACTCAAAGAACTTTTTGCGGAACTGCCTGACGGCAGCTACGAAGTGCAATATGTACTGGGGGACGGTAACGTCCGTTCGATCTTGCAAGTCGATCTTCGCGGCGGTCAGCCCACGATCCGCGGCGATGAGCTTGATGGCGGCGAGATGCGTCTGATCCCTTTGGAGCCAGAAACGGAGCCCAGTGCAGAGGCAAGCACAGAGGCCCAAGGAGAAAACGATACAAGGACTCAGCGGTCAGAGAAGTTGCCCGCTCCTATCGGTCAACAGGATGCCGAATCGGCTGAAAAGCCGATTTTCTATCGCTTTGACGGGCAGAATCGGCCAAGCGACCCTGTGCCAGTTGACGGGGAGGCTCGTTCGGACCAGCATCGAACTCCACGTGCCGCGCTACTAGCCGCAATGGCAAGCCGGCGTCGTATGATAAAGTCCTCTGTACCGTCACATCCAACTCACTAGCCGCCGTGTCCAATGACCTCGGACGATCAACCTGACCCGTCG from Stieleria varia carries:
- a CDS encoding transposase, with the protein product MARLARAEVFDPNEVTIAHVMARTVRRCFLFGNDPVSGKNFDHRKVWIEQHLQHFAACFGIDLICFSILSNHYHLILKSRPDVVASWDDTEVARRWLMLCPHRKDSNGNPLPPSECELNAIRNCPEKLADTRSRLSNISWWMRLLNQRIAQRANHEDEETGRFFQDRYRAVRLIDESALLACAAYVDLNPIRAAMAETIEQSDHTSAQRRVETCTEQPATTHNDGLRHDDSFLAPVEIDESNGETSPVASQSGTRCSDKGFLWFPLEQYLELLDWTARQIAEGKHGKTPEHLAPILQRLGLESSVWCELVEDFGKLFKTVAGNPCAVDEHRSCKTHRRFRLSRRVRELIPSD
- a CDS encoding beta strand repeat-containing protein: MHHWVDGKFDGEFDGEVNAYQPMQYTPALGILEPRIVLNATAELNVLGQLVLMGDAADDVVRVDVVNDHELQFRDAAGEIIPIAGHSAGINGSPNDPIAVDDIPAGELLINLGGGSDTLTLQIPDQLNVTMVDAAGNDSVELDVQPLAAASSGNTSRLQIAADRITLPASQNTASFIGRDVTLTGGVFLGNNAGFTRIDLGDGSFAVDGRLVLGGDLILSGGDATIDLSEATLLASARQSDLIVDLSTTNSASAVFGEFGVLRGVRVHDLQILSVGNLQFNDSIQIDGVVSWVGNETLPDGVRIDTGTLRLDGTIDFIGATQNDFEIQVGSTAILSGDATIHGDVFSDGIIAPESSGGSMGGEFRVDSLAMSSSAKLSIDVNGSVAGVEHDTIVVDGGVVQITGTELEILDNAVLLPDTEIVLLRNDGSDDVVGRFRSSRDVFGNVLQASRTLDEGDLVIADFAGSGLAAYVTYFGGDGNDVSLVIAGDRTEDIDTITLVTRRGNDIEIRTAPDLVSVFTATPTVRPIEELNGNSLRLIGEGPRNQVLIDVNGFVDPTGQLNVDTEFVFWASDQSDQDRLVIYDSNLSTNDTPASINLQRNALGETEIVMLPGEMGLPSYRFATARTELMDIQLTSQDLTFMFSDASESISIDGQNAIADGSRLLVDALGMDSEILFLNPTVSLGINADAGNDVITVDAFGDEMRASIFVLGGLGTDSTTVAATLSLGSGLSAGNLEIAAEDILVTGDIDTSLGNTSGQITIEGGDQVVIRSRVSANGNSINIDGIRGEIDTSQATLIASQITITNGGTAQIGDLLAAGGEIVLGSVGQSLQSVTQKSGTFIQTDSLSGVVTGDVRLAQSGNQIATVKSFAVDGAFELTDGLGDLSVNNVSGLSDDVRIASAGTVLLGNLAIKVDNGDIEIRAGGSIEDADADDALPNLIGQRIDLIAGAPLSGNNFPAGFGSGVGVLNDVDLVARTLLNVDTSATQGDVRITSVGETIPVGVIDAAGGRVFLVGEAIVDGGESTALDVLSDIIAGQVDLRGESGIGQGQRLELESVNDVVAVTTRGDIDLRTSATDDNVLYREVLTGIGALTIEQFGPAMMTLGSIRNDNGDTVIRNTQGSIEVGASAATDGITVGISGDLSLIAIGNSSDIVLRSGIESAAGDIDVFAGRHIELTSTALLESDSGLVTLIADQFNEGQSGAITMAEGSDIDAGIGRIDVSADGDIAIAEMISRATGDAIRIESINGAIVDAGDAGLDLVASNGTTTLRSRLGIGDSDALEVDLNRLNATVSSVGNIELVESSAIRLESVTTTDGRVSISAVGQIRADDVISMNVGNVDDALGGSSRDVTLITTGSSSDILVGQLDAHASADIHLIAGDDVLQIDTSSLIRADDLTVDASNGVSDSLAAIDLRTQIEQLDALVRGAHHGDLILTELDDLILAGSDADDDSEQVRTGNGEIRISLPGVLSVVDAGRVDDGDDLVNDYEIYAGGDAGRVRIDASEIQFGDFVQLHADQSNLGAVRLTAPRVMLGSDIQIDTGESVGVARIFSPRPDVSQLDDIVPGDEPLGTGFFDFTSIMTNRLEQAAVNDATGILTVKIGNPGERGLTINIDWGAATGRFQQIDLLSGDAPPLTVSHLYLEQDILDSTLNGRPSSTDPLEVLFSVRHHESILVLGDSIQQGDGEAESVDGGVISSTDDPQTFESASVPILESGQARFIIPALSIPVAFFPVRDVIPETEDAEIIIPTTTFVTNSQSGFEVVESSASAGSSRDEFFQLRVLSPDPNADDLVEPTRLPDDILSGDQLKELFAELPDGSYEVQYVLGDGNVRSILQVDLRGGQPTIRGDELDGGEMRLIPLEPETEPSAEASTEAQGENDTRTQRSEKLPAPIGQQDAESAEKPIFYRFDGQNRPSDPVPVDGEARSDQHRTPRAALLAAMASRRRMIKSSVPSHPTH